Proteins encoded in a region of the Streptomyces sp. NBC_00258 genome:
- the sodN gene encoding superoxide dismutase, Ni, with translation MLSRLFAPKVKVSAHCDLPCGVYDPAQARIEAESVKAVQEKMAANDDPHFQARATVIKEQRAELAKHHVSVLWSDYFKPPHFEKYPELHQLVNDALKALSAAKGSTDPATGQKALDYIAQIDKIFWETKKA, from the coding sequence ATGCTCTCCCGCCTGTTTGCCCCCAAGGTCAAGGTCAGCGCACACTGCGACCTGCCCTGCGGTGTGTACGACCCGGCCCAGGCCCGCATCGAGGCGGAGTCGGTGAAGGCCGTGCAGGAAAAGATGGCCGCCAACGACGACCCGCACTTCCAGGCTCGCGCCACCGTCATCAAGGAGCAGCGCGCCGAGCTCGCCAAGCACCACGTCTCGGTGCTCTGGAGCGACTACTTCAAGCCCCCGCACTTCGAGAAGTACCCGGAGCTGCACCAGCTGGTCAACGACGCCCTCAAGGCCCTCTCGGCCGCCAAGGGTTCGACCGACCCGGCCACGGGCCAGAAGGCGCTGGACTACATCGCCCAGATCGACAAGATCTTCTGGGAGACCAAGAAGGCGTGA
- a CDS encoding helix-turn-helix transcriptional regulator → MNTEDLVRLRRARDRMDREYAEPLDVPALARTALMSAGHFQRSFRAAFGETPYSYLMTRRIERAKALLRRGDLSVTEVCIAVGCTSLGSFSSRFTELVGESPSAYRARPHDEGAAIPACVAKMYTRPTRVRAFEPPS, encoded by the coding sequence ATGAACACGGAAGATCTGGTCCGGCTGCGCAGGGCGCGCGACCGGATGGACCGTGAGTACGCGGAGCCGCTGGACGTGCCCGCGCTCGCACGCACGGCGCTGATGTCGGCGGGCCACTTCCAGCGCAGCTTCCGGGCGGCCTTCGGCGAGACTCCGTACAGCTATCTCATGACGCGGCGCATCGAGCGCGCGAAGGCGCTGCTGCGGCGCGGCGACCTGAGTGTCACGGAGGTCTGCATCGCGGTCGGGTGTACGTCACTGGGGTCGTTCAGCTCCCGCTTCACCGAGCTGGTGGGCGAGTCCCCGAGCGCGTACCGGGCCCGGCCGCACGACGAGGGGGCGGCGATCCCGGCCTGCGTGGCGAAGATGTACACGCGGCCCACGCGCGTCCGGGCGTTCGAGCCCCCGTCCTGA
- a CDS encoding RNA polymerase sigma factor, giving the protein MSGPPRRPSGRTTEIEDLLRRHAPQVLGALVRRYGHFDAAEDAVQEALLAAAGQWPEAGVPDNPRGWLIKVASRRLTDVLRSEEARRLREERAAALTPRDAFTAPPPGADRAPSEDDTLTLLFLCCHPELTQPARIALTLRAVGGLTTAEIARAHLMPEASMAQRISRAKQKVKGTSFGRPENWEERLPAVLHVLYLIFNEGYTATSGAALQRAELSGEAIRLTRTVHALLPGHCEVTGLLALMLLTDARRAARTGPHGELVPLDEQDRALWDKAAIEEGVALVTRALTRPRLGPYQLRAAIAAVHDEAASPDDTDWQEILGLYDILVRLVPGPVERLNRAVAVAMAHGPEAGLAELDSLEGELSTGHRLDAVRAHLLERSGDAEAARTAYESAAAKTLSRPEQRYLRARASRLQT; this is encoded by the coding sequence GTGAGCGGTCCCCCGAGACGTCCGTCGGGGCGTACGACCGAGATCGAGGACCTGCTGCGCCGCCACGCGCCGCAGGTCCTCGGCGCGCTCGTGCGCCGGTACGGGCACTTCGACGCCGCCGAGGACGCCGTACAGGAGGCGCTCCTCGCGGCGGCCGGGCAGTGGCCCGAGGCCGGGGTGCCCGACAATCCGCGCGGCTGGCTGATCAAGGTCGCCTCGCGGCGGCTCACGGACGTTCTGCGCAGTGAGGAGGCCCGCCGACTGCGCGAGGAGCGGGCGGCGGCGCTCACTCCGCGCGACGCGTTCACCGCGCCGCCACCCGGCGCAGACCGTGCGCCGTCGGAGGACGACACCCTCACCCTGCTCTTCCTCTGCTGCCACCCCGAACTGACGCAGCCCGCGCGGATCGCGCTCACGCTGCGCGCGGTCGGCGGTCTGACGACGGCCGAGATCGCCCGTGCGCATCTGATGCCCGAGGCGTCCATGGCACAGCGGATCAGCCGGGCCAAGCAGAAGGTGAAGGGCACGAGCTTCGGCCGCCCCGAGAACTGGGAGGAGCGGCTGCCGGCCGTCCTGCACGTTCTGTACCTCATCTTCAACGAGGGGTACACGGCCACGTCGGGGGCGGCGCTCCAGCGGGCCGAACTCTCGGGCGAGGCCATCCGGTTGACCCGTACGGTGCACGCGCTGCTGCCCGGCCACTGCGAGGTGACGGGTCTGCTGGCGCTCATGCTGCTCACCGACGCCCGCCGTGCCGCGCGCACCGGGCCGCACGGCGAACTGGTGCCGCTCGACGAGCAGGACCGCGCGCTGTGGGACAAGGCGGCGATCGAAGAGGGCGTGGCCCTTGTGACGCGGGCTCTGACCCGACCGCGGCTGGGGCCCTACCAGTTGAGGGCCGCGATCGCCGCCGTCCACGACGAGGCGGCCTCGCCCGACGACACCGACTGGCAGGAGATCCTCGGCCTCTACGACATCCTCGTCCGGCTGGTCCCCGGTCCCGTGGAACGGCTCAACCGCGCGGTGGCCGTCGCGATGGCCCACGGTCCGGAGGCCGGTCTCGCCGAACTCGACTCCCTGGAAGGGGAGCTGTCGACGGGCCACCGCCTCGACGCGGTCCGCGCCCACCTCCTGGAACGGTCCGGTGACGCCGAGGCCGCCCGCACCGCCTACGAGTCGGCCGCCGCAAAGACCCTCAGCCGCCCGGAACAGCGCTACCTCCGGGCGCGCGCGTCCCGCCTGCAGACCTGA
- a CDS encoding YciI family protein, which produces MKYLVMIQGTQADYAAQSGKGSADAPTWTEQDIQTMYAHMGAINNDLAETGEIVDANGLSEPAKARFVERGPDGKPVITDGPYSETKEVLAGYWVLDCASLERVTEIAARVLECPVPEGTKQYPLVIRPIPDGSGDV; this is translated from the coding sequence ATGAAGTACCTCGTGATGATCCAGGGCACGCAGGCGGACTACGCGGCGCAGAGCGGCAAGGGCTCCGCCGACGCGCCCACCTGGACCGAGCAGGACATCCAGACCATGTACGCGCACATGGGCGCGATCAACAACGACCTCGCCGAGACCGGGGAGATCGTCGACGCCAACGGTCTGTCGGAGCCCGCGAAGGCCCGGTTCGTCGAGCGGGGCCCGGACGGGAAGCCCGTGATCACCGACGGACCGTACAGCGAGACCAAGGAAGTGCTCGCCGGCTACTGGGTCCTGGACTGCGCCAGCCTGGAGCGGGTCACGGAGATCGCCGCGCGGGTCCTCGAGTGCCCCGTCCCCGAGGGCACGAAGCAGTACCCGTTGGTCATCCGCCCGATCCCCGACGGCAGCGGGGACGTGTGA
- a CDS encoding dihydrofolate reductase family protein encodes MRKLTYFIACSIDGFIGDPSGDAQMMVEMVDEEFFDFLKTEYPETLPTHGRRATGTDHLANQKYDTIIQGRASYDIALEIGVTSPYAHMREYVASRSLKESPDPNVEIISDDLVGKVRELKAEDGDLGIYLCGGSRLAGELVDEIDELVVKTYPIVLGSGMPMFGSGFAIGEFTLGEVRTFKNGAVVRTYSRKH; translated from the coding sequence TTGCGAAAGCTCACGTATTTCATCGCCTGCTCGATCGACGGCTTCATCGGCGACCCGAGCGGCGACGCACAGATGATGGTGGAGATGGTCGACGAGGAGTTCTTCGACTTCCTCAAGACCGAATACCCGGAGACGCTGCCGACCCACGGCCGTCGGGCGACGGGCACGGACCACCTGGCGAACCAGAAGTACGACACGATCATCCAGGGCCGTGCCAGCTACGACATCGCGCTGGAGATCGGCGTCACCAGCCCGTACGCCCACATGCGCGAGTACGTCGCCTCGCGCAGCCTGAAGGAGTCGCCCGACCCGAACGTCGAGATCATCTCCGACGACCTGGTCGGCAAGGTCCGCGAGCTCAAGGCGGAGGACGGCGATCTCGGTATCTACCTGTGCGGCGGCTCGCGGCTCGCGGGCGAGCTGGTCGACGAGATCGACGAGCTCGTCGTCAAGACCTACCCGATCGTGCTGGGCTCCGGCATGCCGATGTTCGGCTCCGGGTTCGCCATCGGTGAGTTCACGCTCGGCGAGGTGCGCACGTTCAAGAACGGAGCGGTCGTGCGGACGTACAGCAGGAAGCACTGA
- a CDS encoding TetR/AcrR family transcriptional regulator, whose protein sequence is MASNPERRAALVDAGVEVLAREGARGLTFRAVDGEAGVPVGTASNYFGGRDDLLRQIDARLHQRLAPDPKVLAELMKAPKDRALVTAFMHDLMARAQRDRTGYLALLEMRLEATRRPELRASYTKTIRADLEYGMEFHRGAGLPGGDETVTVLYLAMLGLILEHLTLPGVLEGVLPGVTVPDGLVERIVATIVPERGDQGPSDG, encoded by the coding sequence ATGGCGAGCAACCCGGAGCGCCGGGCGGCCCTGGTCGATGCCGGCGTGGAGGTGCTGGCGCGCGAGGGGGCACGCGGGCTGACGTTCCGCGCGGTGGACGGCGAGGCCGGGGTGCCGGTGGGCACGGCATCGAACTACTTCGGCGGCCGCGACGACCTGCTCCGTCAGATCGACGCCCGCCTCCACCAACGCCTCGCCCCGGATCCGAAGGTCCTGGCCGAACTCATGAAGGCCCCCAAGGACCGCGCCCTGGTCACGGCGTTCATGCACGACCTCATGGCCCGCGCCCAACGGGACCGCACGGGCTATCTGGCCCTGCTGGAGATGCGTCTGGAGGCCACGCGACGCCCCGAACTCCGCGCCTCCTACACGAAGACGATCCGCGCCGACCTCGAATACGGCATGGAGTTCCACCGCGGGGCAGGCCTCCCCGGCGGCGACGAGACGGTCACGGTCCTGTACCTCGCCATGCTCGGCCTGATCCTTGAGCACCTGACCCTGCCGGGCGTCCTGGAGGGCGTACTGCCGGGCGTGACCGTCCCGGACGGTCTGGTGGAGCGGATCGTCGCGACGATCGTGCCGGAACGGGGCGACCAGGGCCCGTCCGACGGCTGA
- a CDS encoding GNAT family N-acetyltransferase: MGVAIRRAGEGDREAVTRLLDEAFQNDPVSSWVFPDAEHRRRRHPLLMGAFVDAVLAEGYVDVTEDGSACALWLSMPAEPTGEDDEDGPAQMREEVDPENERVELIGRLTAGIHPEGQAHEYLWMIAVAPGRQGEGLGSALVQHVLDRCDGEGVAAYLEASSARSRGLYERLGFAFTGSALELPDGPSMWPMWRDPSSESLGGAAGS; the protein is encoded by the coding sequence ATGGGCGTGGCGATCCGCAGAGCGGGCGAGGGCGACCGGGAGGCCGTGACACGGCTCCTCGACGAGGCCTTCCAGAACGACCCGGTGAGCAGTTGGGTCTTTCCCGACGCGGAACACCGGCGGCGCAGGCATCCGTTGCTGATGGGGGCTTTCGTCGACGCCGTGCTCGCCGAGGGGTACGTGGACGTCACGGAGGACGGCTCGGCCTGTGCGCTGTGGCTGTCGATGCCCGCGGAGCCCACCGGTGAGGACGACGAGGACGGGCCCGCCCAAATGCGCGAGGAGGTCGATCCCGAGAACGAACGGGTCGAGCTGATAGGCCGGTTGACCGCAGGGATCCACCCGGAGGGGCAGGCCCACGAGTACCTCTGGATGATCGCCGTCGCGCCGGGCAGGCAGGGGGAGGGGCTCGGTTCGGCGCTTGTCCAGCATGTGCTGGACCGGTGTGACGGCGAAGGTGTGGCCGCGTATCTGGAGGCGAGCAGTGCGCGCAGCCGAGGGCTCTACGAGCGGCTCGGGTTCGCCTTCACGGGGAGCGCGCTCGAGCTTCCGGACGGGCCGTCGATGTGGCCCATGTGGCGTGACCCGTCGAGTGAATCGCTTGGCGGGGCGGCCGGTTCGTAG
- a CDS encoding family 2 encapsulin nanocompartment cargo protein polyprenyl transferase, producing the protein MGELMTETQQSPLPAVDGPEARGGPVPGGVPGGRRGSPDGQEAAGILERSRASVDPELRRAVESLPGPLRRIALYHFGWEHADGSPAAGNAGKAIRPALVLAAVRALGGQQEAAVRAAAAVELVHNFTLLHDDVMDRDTTRRHRPTAWAVFGDADAVLAGDSLQALAHQLLAEDPHPASSAAAARLASCVVELCAGQHTDTAMERRGPDDVTLDEVLAMAEAKTGALLGCACALGALYAGAGEEDVDALDAFGREAGLAFQLIDDVIGIWGDPSRTGKPAGADLIARKKSLPVVAALASGTPAAAELAELYRVPYRDGDLERTVLAVERAGGRDWAQVQAADRMARSLQHLSRAVPDPEAAGGLLSLAEFVTRRSA; encoded by the coding sequence ATGGGTGAGCTCATGACGGAGACACAACAGAGCCCGCTACCGGCCGTGGATGGACCGGAAGCGCGGGGAGGGCCGGTGCCTGGTGGCGTGCCTGGCGGGCGGCGGGGTTCGCCCGACGGGCAGGAGGCCGCCGGGATCCTGGAGCGGTCCCGGGCGTCGGTCGACCCCGAACTGCGCCGGGCCGTCGAGTCGTTGCCCGGCCCGTTGCGCCGGATCGCGCTCTACCACTTCGGGTGGGAGCACGCGGACGGCAGCCCGGCGGCGGGGAACGCGGGCAAGGCGATCCGGCCCGCGCTCGTGCTGGCCGCGGTGCGGGCGCTCGGCGGACAGCAGGAGGCGGCCGTGCGGGCGGCCGCCGCGGTGGAGCTGGTGCACAACTTCACCCTGCTGCACGACGACGTGATGGACCGGGACACCACCCGCAGGCACCGGCCCACCGCGTGGGCGGTGTTCGGGGACGCCGACGCGGTCCTCGCAGGGGACTCCCTGCAGGCGCTGGCCCACCAGTTGCTCGCCGAGGATCCGCATCCGGCGTCCTCGGCGGCGGCCGCGCGGCTCGCGAGCTGTGTCGTCGAACTGTGCGCGGGCCAGCACACGGACACCGCGATGGAGCGCCGCGGTCCCGACGACGTCACGCTCGACGAGGTGCTCGCCATGGCCGAGGCCAAGACGGGGGCGCTGCTCGGCTGCGCGTGCGCGCTCGGGGCGCTGTACGCGGGAGCCGGAGAGGAGGACGTCGACGCCCTCGACGCGTTCGGGCGGGAGGCCGGGCTCGCCTTCCAGCTCATCGACGACGTGATCGGCATCTGGGGGGACCCGAGCCGCACCGGCAAGCCGGCCGGGGCGGACCTCATCGCCCGCAAGAAGTCCCTCCCCGTGGTCGCCGCGCTCGCCTCCGGCACACCGGCCGCGGCCGAACTGGCCGAGCTGTACCGGGTTCCGTACCGCGACGGCGATCTGGAGCGTACGGTCCTCGCCGTCGAGCGGGCGGGTGGGCGTGACTGGGCCCAGGTCCAGGCCGCCGACCGGATGGCCAGGTCCCTGCAGCACCTGTCCCGGGCCGTCCCGGATCCGGAGGCGGCGGGAGGACTTCTGTCGCTGGCGGAGTTCGTGACGCGGCGGAGCGCGTGA
- a CDS encoding family 2B encapsulin nanocompartment shell protein, producing the protein MSVGEEIRADQDQPQKSLGTSAARNLATTTKSAPQMQEISSRWLLRMLPWVNVQGGTYRVNRRLSYSVGDGRVTFVKTGDRVQVIPAELGELPALRTYEDPEVLAELALRCQQREFDPGDVLASFGSQADEVFLLAHGKVEKIGTGPYGDDAVLGVLADGAYFGEQAITDPEAIWEYTARAVTACTVLALPRQDLDQIAERSESLREHLQQLRAIPTQRANNYGEKEIDLAAGHTGEQAIPGTYVDYDAAPREYELSVAQTVLRIHTRVADLYNQPMNQTEQQLRLTVEALKERQEHELINNREFGLLNNCEYDQRLQPHDGVPSPDDLDELLTRRRGTKLLLAHPRAISAFGRELNKRGLVPETIDMGGNRIPTWRGVPMFPCNKIPVTEARTTSIIAMRTGEADQGVIGLQQAGIPDEIEPSLSVRFMGISEQAIMSYLVTTYYSAAVLVPDALGVLENVEIGRWR; encoded by the coding sequence ATGTCGGTAGGCGAAGAGATCCGCGCGGACCAGGATCAGCCGCAGAAGAGTCTCGGCACATCCGCGGCGCGGAACCTGGCCACCACGACCAAGTCCGCACCGCAGATGCAGGAGATCAGCTCACGATGGCTGCTGCGCATGCTGCCGTGGGTGAACGTGCAGGGCGGCACATACCGCGTGAACCGCAGGCTCAGCTACTCGGTGGGCGACGGTCGCGTGACGTTCGTGAAGACGGGTGACCGGGTCCAGGTCATCCCCGCGGAGCTCGGCGAACTGCCGGCACTGCGCACATACGAGGACCCGGAGGTGCTCGCCGAGCTCGCACTGCGCTGCCAGCAGCGGGAGTTCGACCCGGGCGACGTGCTCGCCTCCTTCGGCAGCCAGGCCGACGAGGTGTTCCTGCTCGCACACGGCAAGGTCGAGAAGATCGGCACGGGTCCGTACGGGGACGACGCGGTCCTCGGTGTACTGGCCGACGGTGCCTACTTCGGCGAGCAGGCGATCACCGATCCGGAGGCGATCTGGGAGTACACGGCCCGCGCGGTCACGGCCTGCACGGTGCTCGCGCTGCCCCGCCAGGACCTCGACCAGATCGCCGAGCGCTCCGAATCCCTGCGCGAGCACCTTCAGCAACTGCGCGCGATTCCCACGCAGCGCGCCAACAACTACGGCGAGAAGGAGATCGACCTCGCCGCCGGCCACACCGGAGAGCAGGCCATCCCGGGGACGTACGTCGACTACGACGCGGCACCGCGCGAGTACGAACTCAGCGTCGCGCAGACCGTGTTGCGCATCCACACGCGCGTGGCCGACCTCTACAACCAGCCGATGAACCAGACCGAGCAGCAGTTGCGGCTCACGGTCGAGGCGTTGAAGGAGCGCCAGGAGCACGAGCTCATCAACAACCGGGAGTTCGGGCTGCTCAACAACTGCGAGTACGACCAGCGGCTGCAGCCGCACGACGGCGTACCCAGCCCGGACGACCTGGACGAGCTGCTCACCAGGCGGCGCGGCACCAAGCTGCTGCTCGCCCACCCGCGCGCGATCTCCGCGTTCGGCCGCGAGCTCAACAAGAGGGGGCTCGTCCCGGAGACCATCGACATGGGCGGCAACCGCATCCCCACCTGGCGCGGCGTGCCGATGTTCCCGTGCAACAAGATCCCGGTCACCGAGGCCCGCACGACCTCGATCATCGCCATGCGTACGGGCGAGGCGGACCAGGGCGTCATCGGGCTCCAGCAGGCCGGCATCCCGGACGAGATCGAGCCGAGCCTGTCCGTGCGGTTCATGGGCATCAGCGAGCAGGCGATCATGTCGTACCTGGTGACGACGTACTACTCGGCCGCGGTCCTGGTGCCCGACGCGCTCGGGGTCCTGGAGAACGTCGAGATCGGCCGCTGGAGGTGA
- a CDS encoding N-acetylmuramoyl-L-alanine amidase, with protein sequence MAPPMSAGSFLSRLKAEGLTVVEVGDWEHHNRNHKGPWGPVHGVMIHHTVTSGSQRTVEICRDGYSGLPGPLCHGVITKDGRVHLVGYGRSNHAGLGDDDVLRAVIAEKALPPDNEANTDGNRHFYGFECENLGDGEDPWPEAQLDAIERAAAAVCRHHGWTARSVIGHLEWQPGKIDPRGFTMAAMRDRIHERLK encoded by the coding sequence ATGGCCCCACCCATGTCCGCGGGCAGCTTTCTGAGCCGGCTCAAGGCGGAAGGGCTCACCGTCGTCGAGGTCGGCGACTGGGAGCATCACAACCGCAACCACAAGGGCCCGTGGGGCCCGGTCCACGGCGTGATGATCCACCACACGGTGACATCGGGAAGTCAGCGCACGGTGGAGATCTGCCGTGACGGCTACAGCGGCCTGCCCGGCCCGCTGTGCCACGGTGTCATCACGAAGGACGGCAGAGTCCACCTCGTCGGCTACGGCCGTTCCAACCACGCGGGCCTGGGCGACGACGACGTCCTGCGCGCGGTCATCGCGGAGAAGGCCCTCCCGCCGGACAACGAGGCGAACACCGACGGCAACCGCCACTTCTACGGCTTCGAGTGCGAGAACCTCGGCGACGGCGAGGACCCCTGGCCCGAAGCCCAGCTCGACGCCATCGAGCGCGCCGCGGCAGCGGTCTGCCGCCACCACGGCTGGACGGCACGCTCGGTCATCGGCCACCTCGAATGGCAGCCGGGCAAGATCGACCCCCGCGGCTTCACGATGGCGGCCATGCGGGATCGCATCCACGAACGACTGAAGTAG
- a CDS encoding 1-aminocyclopropane-1-carboxylate deaminase/D-cysteine desulfhydrase, with product MSDNGWVISPETPEALGPGTLRPRLPSPVREAVDERFARHGVRLLLKRDDLIHPELVGNKWRKLAPNLRAAAGRTVLTFGGAYSNHLRATAAAGRLLGLPTVGVVRGQELADRPLNPSLARCAADGMRFHFVDRSTYRRKSEPRTLAALLRACAAEDAYVIPEGGSNSLAVVGCKALGEELRDHGGVDVATVACGTGGTFAGLAAGLGPGRRALGIPVLRGGFLDAEIRALQDDAFGGPRGDWSLDDRFHFGGYARTPPELEAFAADFEQRHDLPVERLYVAKLLYGLVALAGEGAFPRGTTIAAVVTGSPFPRAADRV from the coding sequence ATGTCCGACAATGGGTGGGTGATCAGCCCCGAGACCCCCGAAGCGCTCGGCCCGGGCACCCTGCGGCCACGGCTGCCGTCCCCGGTGCGGGAGGCCGTGGACGAGCGGTTCGCGCGGCATGGTGTCCGGCTGCTGCTCAAGCGGGACGATCTGATCCACCCGGAGCTGGTCGGCAACAAGTGGCGCAAGCTCGCCCCGAACCTGCGGGCGGCGGCGGGCCGCACGGTCCTCACCTTCGGCGGCGCGTACTCCAACCATCTGCGGGCCACCGCCGCCGCGGGCCGCCTCCTGGGCCTGCCCACCGTCGGCGTGGTCCGCGGCCAGGAGCTCGCCGACCGGCCGCTCAACCCGTCCCTGGCCCGTTGCGCGGCCGACGGCATGCGATTCCACTTCGTCGACAGATCGACGTACCGCCGCAAGAGCGAGCCTCGGACGCTGGCCGCCCTCCTTCGCGCGTGCGCCGCCGAGGACGCGTACGTGATCCCGGAGGGAGGCAGCAACTCCCTTGCCGTCGTCGGCTGCAAGGCTCTCGGCGAGGAGCTGCGCGACCACGGCGGTGTCGACGTGGCCACGGTCGCCTGCGGCACCGGCGGCACCTTCGCGGGCCTGGCCGCCGGCCTGGGTCCTGGCCGGCGCGCCCTCGGCATACCCGTCCTCAGAGGCGGCTTCCTCGACGCGGAGATACGTGCGCTCCAGGACGACGCCTTCGGCGGCCCGCGCGGCGACTGGTCGCTCGACGACCGCTTCCACTTCGGCGGTTACGCCCGTACGCCACCCGAACTCGAAGCGTTCGCCGCCGACTTCGAGCAGCGCCACGACCTGCCCGTGGAGCGTCTCTATGTCGCCAAGTTGCTGTACGGACTTGTCGCCCTTGCCGGGGAGGGTGCGTTCCCGCGCGGGACGACGATCGCGGCGGTCGTCACCGGCAGCCCATTCCCCCGGGCCGCCGACAGGGTCTAG
- a CDS encoding Na+/H+ antiporter, whose translation MHVMPLLLLVAGSAVVAGAARRTPVPAPLLLVTAGLIVSYLPGVPEYTLDPHVVLPLVLPPLLYTAATDSSYLDLRAQLRPVALLSVGYVLFATLVVGWAAYMIVPDLSLTAALVLGAVVAPPDAVAATAVARRVGLPSRVTTILQGESLVNDATAITAYRVAVAAVVGEGATWAGGIGEFLLAAIGGVGIGVVLMVPLHWLRTHLTEALLQNSLSLLIPFFAYAVAEQVHASGVLAVVVVALYLGHRNWEVDFATRLQEEAVWKMVAFILESAVFALIGLQLPIVLRGLDEYEGVSAAWYAVAVFLVVVVSRFVWVYPATFLPRILSKRIREREDDPTWKAPFIISWAGMRGVVSLAIAFSIPLTAEGGEEFPGRNLILFLTFTTVIGTLVVQGLTLPPLVRALKLPERDRQAETLAEANAQAQASRTAERRLDELLADERNALPPPLADRLRTVLERRRNAVWERLGTVNPVTGETVDDTYRRLSREMIGAEREMFVRLRDGRYIDDEMLRTLLRRLDLEEAAAFREAT comes from the coding sequence ATGCATGTGATGCCCCTCCTGCTGCTGGTCGCGGGCAGCGCCGTGGTCGCAGGCGCGGCCCGCCGTACCCCGGTGCCCGCGCCGCTGCTGCTGGTCACCGCCGGTCTGATCGTCTCGTACCTGCCCGGCGTCCCCGAATACACCCTCGACCCCCACGTGGTGCTCCCGCTGGTACTGCCCCCGCTGCTCTACACGGCGGCCACGGACAGCTCGTACCTCGATCTGCGGGCGCAGCTCAGGCCGGTCGCGCTGTTGTCGGTCGGGTACGTGCTCTTCGCGACGCTCGTCGTCGGCTGGGCCGCGTACATGATCGTGCCGGACCTGTCGCTGACGGCGGCGCTGGTGCTCGGCGCGGTCGTGGCGCCGCCGGACGCGGTGGCGGCCACGGCGGTGGCGCGCCGGGTCGGGCTGCCCTCCAGGGTCACCACGATCCTGCAGGGCGAGTCCCTGGTGAACGACGCGACCGCGATCACCGCCTACAGGGTGGCCGTCGCCGCCGTTGTCGGCGAGGGCGCGACCTGGGCGGGCGGCATCGGCGAGTTCCTGCTCGCGGCGATCGGCGGCGTCGGGATCGGAGTCGTCCTGATGGTGCCGCTCCACTGGCTGCGCACACACCTGACGGAGGCGCTGCTCCAGAACTCCCTGTCGCTGCTGATCCCGTTCTTCGCGTACGCGGTCGCCGAGCAGGTGCACGCCTCCGGGGTGCTCGCCGTGGTGGTCGTCGCGCTCTACCTGGGGCACCGCAACTGGGAGGTCGACTTCGCGACGCGGCTCCAGGAGGAGGCGGTGTGGAAGATGGTCGCGTTCATCCTGGAGTCGGCGGTCTTCGCACTGATCGGCCTGCAGCTCCCGATCGTCCTCAGGGGTCTCGACGAGTACGAGGGAGTGAGTGCCGCCTGGTACGCGGTGGCCGTCTTCCTGGTCGTCGTCGTGTCCCGCTTCGTGTGGGTGTATCCGGCGACCTTCCTGCCACGCATCCTGTCCAAGCGGATCCGGGAACGGGAGGACGACCCCACCTGGAAGGCGCCCTTCATCATCAGCTGGGCCGGGATGAGAGGCGTGGTCTCGCTCGCCATCGCCTTCTCGATCCCGCTCACCGCAGAGGGCGGCGAGGAGTTCCCGGGCCGCAACCTGATCCTCTTCCTGACCTTCACGACGGTGATCGGCACGCTGGTCGTGCAGGGGCTGACGCTGCCGCCGCTGGTCCGCGCGCTGAAGCTGCCCGAGAGGGACCGGCAGGCCGAGACGCTCGCGGAGGCGAACGCCCAGGCGCAGGCGTCCCGGACCGCGGAGCGCCGTCTGGACGAACTCCTCGCCGACGAGCGCAATGCGCTGCCGCCCCCGCTCGCCGACCGGCTCCGCACGGTCCTGGAGCGTCGCCGCAACGCCGTGTGGGAGCGGCTCGGGACGGTGAACCCCGTGACCGGGGAGACCGTCGACGACACCTACCGGCGGCTGTCGCGCGAGATGATCGGCGCCGAGCGGGAGATGTTCGTGAGACTCCGGGACGGCCGCTACATCGACGACGAGATGCTCCGGACGCTGCTGCGGCGCCTGGACCTGGAGGAGGCGGCGGCGTTCCGCGAGGCGACGTAG
- a CDS encoding UBP-type zinc finger domain-containing protein yields MKQCTHAHALPHPEPEPLSETCLGCLAAGSHPVQLRLCLICGDVGCCDSSPLRHATEHFKETGHPIMRTFEPGENWRWCFVDHVLV; encoded by the coding sequence ATGAAACAGTGCACGCACGCCCACGCGCTGCCGCATCCGGAACCCGAGCCGCTGAGCGAGACCTGCCTGGGGTGTCTGGCGGCCGGCTCGCACCCCGTGCAGTTGCGACTGTGTCTCATCTGCGGAGACGTGGGCTGCTGCGACTCGTCGCCTCTGCGGCACGCGACGGAGCACTTCAAGGAGACGGGACACCCGATCATGCGCACGTTCGAGCCCGGAGAGAACTGGCGCTGGTGCTTCGTCGACCACGTACTCGTGTGA